In Platichthys flesus chromosome 6, fPlaFle2.1, whole genome shotgun sequence, the genomic stretch ataaagggctcagctaaatgtaatgtaatatgatATTCTGTTGAGAAAGCAATATTTTCTTGGTAAAGTTGCAGGGGAAAGAGTGGACAGAGAGCCTTGTGTGATGTAAACTGCTGCGTCAGTGCGAAGCTGCAAAGGTGGGCAGGACATTTGCATCTCAAAGAGCCTCCTCAAGCTCCTCAGCTCATCAGTGTCTATTGAACTTTGCTGCCTGAACATGTGAAGCGGTCCAGTGGGACTGTGGTGCTCATTACACACCAGACAGCATGTCGTGTGGACGTTAGTTACGTCTGTCCTGAGGATGGCACCAGAGGAAAGACCATAGCTTTTAGACATCTCAGACTCAGTCCTTTTGGGAGTCATCACAGGTATGAATTCTCCTGGGacagacacatacagagagTGGTAACCAAAATGTTTAAAGGATGTGCAACATATCTGACATTAAAACCTATCGAACaagtaataaaaacatttttggatTGTTGCTCAGCAGTTTGGTCCCATTCTACATAAGGTgatattcaaatattaattgaaaaaaattctgaaaatgCATAAATAACTGAATGCATCAATGTATCCCTGAGGGTTGTCTAGAGTGGTGCCTGATATCTtttgaaatgttgatttaaaaaagatcaGTCATGCATAATTTCTAAACGATTTATACAGcaacaaattcaataaatatataCTTTGGAAATACAAGTAGAATAggcaatgttttatttaatatgtccattttaaacacaaacattaaaagctgTAAATTGCAGTTCACTGGCTTTAatttttactgttgtttaaAAACCTTTCACATTTAAAGGTTGATTTCCACCGGTTTTCATTCATGACTGCACAGTGACGGGTGACGTCACAGATGCTAACTTAGATTCTACCAATTAAATCCAATTTAAAGCTCAACTTTCTCCCGTGTTCACACAGGATCTCTGCCGCCCAGACAGACTGACCATCAGGTTCTTGATCCTCTCTGTTCATAAGGTCCTTGGTCAGTTTGGTGACCAGCTCTCCACAGGTTTTGGTTGGAATAAACGTCTTCCATTTAAGAATTGGAGGCCACTGACACTTTGATGCCGCACACATAGCCTTCTCCAGATCTGTGACCCTCGACACAGTCCTGTCTCTgagctctgcagcttcttcacctCATGGCTTAGATTATCCTTTGACAGGTATGTGAATACATGTATCAGCTTTTGCTGTCACAAGTATTAGATTAGTTAAATACTCAAGTTCTGCGACCATCATTTTCAccttttcagataaaaataagTTGTATTTTAGCATCAGGTGCTCACGGAGTAAAGACCAAACCAAGCCCTCTGTTCTCTGCATAGCTCTGGGACTCTTCTTTAATGACGAAGCTCTctggagaatcggagcagcaggaagagacaTGTGCTGAACTCAGCTTGATTGCTTTTATTTAACTCTTCATTCGTCAGGGGAGtcctacggtggccctgagagctcaacgcactCCAATTATGAACATTAcgcacatgtgtgtttccaggggacaactaaaagtgatggacacgtccggttgtttatttgtgtgtatttcgtTGGCAGGCTAATGGTAAGCAAAACGTCAACGCTCGGTTAAAATTAGACATCTGCAGTAATATCTGAATCATGCGatcacaatgttaaaataaaccatttaaCAACTCAAAACGGCAACAACAACCAGACGTGTCCATCACAAGCAGttgtcccctggaaacacttccgttgtcgtTTTCTGTAATTGCAgagcgtttctgtaatgtgttgtgttgtcaaattgatttagatgttttcttactttgctctTATTTTgtctacttgtgtgtgttttcttaagtttcAGTGctttgagctctcagggccccCGTAGAGTCCAGACGCTCAGAGAGGCGAGAGAACAAAAAAGATCCAGGAGATTCATCTGAATCATTTTCTCTCTCGAGTTTAAGGCTCAACACAAGCATTAGCTTTTAACAAGTTCCCTAACTGTTTTTCACATCAGCATCTAGCTTCATAAGCCTGAAGACTTCACAGTAGTTAACAATGACCTTTACTCTTTGCAACAAGATGTTAGGATCCATGGACTATTCCATTTTGACACCGACAATGAGGTGATTGTTATTGAGGTGGAGGTAAATAGCGATTTTATGGAACAGCAGTGACGTCCTTAATAAAgacaatacacagacacactgctgctgatgatgataatacagtgagtgagagtgagtacGATAGAAACGGagcctaaaataaaaaagaatccaATTCAAATGTGGAGGCAAAAAAATAAGAATGTGGGGGAACTTGTATCACCTGGTATTTTAATCATCCACAACTGCAGGATTATTAATTTCATAGACAGCTGTGATGTCCCTAATCTATACAATTTTACAGAATTATATCATATGCTTGTGTTTGATGTTTCGGTCCAGTCGGTCGATCTGTGTGATACCGGACTCAGTTCAACAAAAGGTTCAAGATCTGAGATCACAGTTCTTTAGAATCTATATCAGCTCTCCATCGTCAGGGGCCCAAAACTCGTTGTGATCGCTGAACCCTCGTTTCCTCTTCATCCGTCTATTCGCGTGCATCTATTACGCACCAGTGTCCCACCGTATTTTCGATCCtaacctccactctgggatattataAGGAAATAGAAGTTTGAAAGTggatagtttttattttcctgagtAATCTCCAGTGCACTCTGTACCGCTGATGGCACAGCCATGTTCACTGTAGAGATTTAATACAAACTATTAATGACTTGGCTGTTTAATAGTATCTGAATGTTATTTGCTGAAAGTTAAAGTCAACTTACCCACATAGCAAAATTCAGTTTTGGCCCATATTTTGCCCacatgtcctctgatatcctccacGGAGGCGCGTTCACATACCCTCTGGCCCCTTGGAGCAATGCACACACATGGGCTGCACGTTCATGTGGCCACGCCCACTAGCATTGCCCCTTACAGGAGTGGAACTTTATTTGGTCTGATGAAGGGGTCAAtttggctgaaacactgtttacctctGAGACTCCAAGAGTgatttgtggactcaaacaattcacccacccctccttcatcatagtgctgagtagataatgagtgaactttCCTTTTAAGTACAGTCCTTCATTAAATGTACTTGTTacttctctctcagctctcaCAACCAGCACTTAAATTATGATGATAATTCAAACTACAGCAAGCTCTTATAAAGTTAAAGGAATGGGATTTCTTTAGAGTAACTATTCTGTTCATACAGGTGGAGAGAAGTGCTCATGTTGTAAAAATATGACTTTATGATTTggtaataaaatataattgttaATCTTTCatttataatacaaaatatcaataatcaatGAAATAGATAAAATAATCTCAAATTTGAGGGATTATCttgaaacaatatttaaatctCTTCATTTTGTGCATTGGAAATgattttcctgtgtgtttcccatCAGAGGGGCAGTTTGTCACGGAGGGGGATCTTCTTTTTCAGGTTCAGCGTGGAGTTGACCTGCTTGGCCGACAGCAGGCTGTGCCACTGAGCGACCGGCCGCCGCGGGTTGGACAACATGTCGGCCCAGTGTTTCAGCTGGTTCCCTGTGGCGTCGCAGCCCAGGAATATCTTCCCCATGGCATCATTTCGGGACACGGCATCGTGGTCCCACAATGAGATGACCAGGTTCACCCTCTGAGGAGGACAAGAAAACTCAGTCACAACAGAATCAAGGTGCGACTTTGTTGGATCCAGTTCAgtaacacattttcacatttctttccaGTGTTTTTCAGTCCGGGTTTCAGGTTAAGCCACTGCCCTTATGGAAGATTTAAAATGCCCAAATGATTTcctttaaagacatttaatttgTCATAATCAAATGAACAAACATGTATAAATGCTAATTATTTACATATCTTTACCCAAATTGAATAAATCCTTATATAAAAGGTTTGattatgttgtgtgtttatgtgaaaaatatcaatattgttttttaaaaacctcCTTGTTTTTAGTATCAGGCTCTGTTTCTTATTTGACGATTCTCACCTTGATTTGTTCAAATGCCACGTCGAAGGTGAAGGATTCGTTGTAATACGGGTTCAGCGTCTTCTTTCTAACGGacgtcttctttttcttccactTCCTCTTGTCCAGAGCCAGCTGCACCTTTACATACGGATCTGCAAACAACAGGTGGAATAAAATCACACAGATATCATTTTTAATCTCAAAGTATATTTccataaaaaatgtaatctatgGGGAATAAAGACAAATTTGTTTAAAGATACTAAATATGACATAAAAATCCTTCTGTTTTTAGTGGTGTGAAACAAAATAGAGAgtgcaaataaaatgtcacaatgacaaacaaatgtGTCTCACTTTTGACACCTGCTTTACCTTTCAATGTTTCAAATTAGGTCAttctattattaatatttaagaaTATATCTCTCACTTAAAAGttagagcaaaaacaaaagcacaagaaGGTTAAGATAGTGCAGTCACAACCTTATCTCTAGATTATTTACTGATCTTGTCCGACCTGTTTTCTGTACTTGAACAAACAGAACACCAGACTTTTTACTTGTTATACtacataaattatttaaattgagtATCGGATCACATGAAACATTTGGTATTTTTGAGGAATAACGATTCTAAAAGAGTCAAGATCGTCACCGCTCATAGTTCATGTAGCGTACTGAGTTTTTCTCTTATTGGTCTATCCCAGTACTGGACGGACCAGTGTAAACCTGCGAGCACGGTTTCAGAAGCAGCATTCTGACCCCGAGCAGAAATATGGTAATTCATAACCAAACATCTGTGAAACCTCTGAGGCGTGTGAATGATTTCAATTTGAGATGTGCTATCAGTCTGACCTGAGAATCCCCCGGGGTCCATGCTCTTCAGGTTTTGGGCCTCCAGGATCACCACATTCAGTTTGCCAGCAGTGGGAACGTAACGCAGAGAGAAGCAGATCTCTCCCAgatcttcctcctgcagcacgCAGATAAGATAGTTGTTACAATAACTAGATCAAACCATTCATTACATGTCCTTTACAGATAAATAACAAAAGTAACCCTTTTAAAGATGCTTCTTTTTGGTGTTGGGAAtcacataaaataaaagaatatctataaatatctcTCCTCAAAAAGTTCCACCATTGTTTATATTCCTGACTTTTGGCCTATGGTCAACTTGCTTGaactattggctacactgcccccttTCAATTTTCGATTGTGCTAGTCCATTCTGTCAGTTTTATCCGTATCCTTAAGCTTCAGAAGATTCAGtattagtctttttttttgtgtgcatattTATAATCTCCCTTTGACATAAGGTCTTTGAGACTGTGTCAAACTAATGAGCTCCAAGTGAATTTGAAGGAGATGATGGCTGCATGTTGAGGCAGTTATTCAAATGTTTACAACCAGTTTaaaagctccgcccactgatcGACCAATTCATCGGAAACATGACCCCAGCTTTCTTAAAGGATCCTGTGGAGCTGGCTGAGGACTGTTagagtctctgaggaggacaAGAGTCCTAAGAGACCGAAAAAATCCTTTCACCTTCTCTGATGAGTGTCTTTATGAAATATATAGATTCTCATCAGAGGGAATGATAAACCTTCGTCAGCTGCTGGTGCTGAACAGACCCAACCTGACATGTAGGAGGAATGTGATCACAGTAACACAGACTGTCTGCATTGATCTACGCTTATTAACTTGTGGGAGTTACTGATATTGATGTACTGGGTGTGTTTGCAGCGAGAAAACCACACAAACTTCAAGACTGCTTAACCTTTACGTAGATTTATcatatgaaattaaatatttagttgGAATGGGGGATAGAAAGTTTTCAGATTGTCCATGTGACAGCCCCCCACActcagtcctctctctctttaaggCTCGAACAGTCAGCCCTCACCCAATTGATGCCACACTGTTGCGTGGTGCGCACTCTCCTTACAGGGATTGATGAGGGACGTTTAAAACAAGTCTGGTTTGTTAAGTCAATCCCTGCCACGAACACAACCAGTGCATCTTAAACTCTCCAAAAACTAAAGCTCAGCATAGAAGCTCCTTCATGAGTGAAAAGTTTCATAACACAATCAGAGATCTCTCAGCAGCTGTCCTTCCTGCATCTTGTAGCGGTAACTGTGTTTCACACatacgcccgctcctggtatttcatgatggtctgatacgatgatgatttaaaaaatgaacaagaagttcactcacgttcattgttacgttcacgttaataatatgaaaactgattcattaagttcagcgttcgcgaaacatatgcacaacactgtactgtacagccactgcagaggggctgaagagccgcgttcgccTCCAGAGCCGCGGTTGGCCGAACCCGgtgtggaaccgaatttgtatgatgtattggacgtttttgtggcagcagtgtccatcacttttagctgtcctctggaaacacttctgttgtgttttctcctctatttgcagcgcgtttgtctatttgcagcgcatttgtctatttgcagtgcgtttctgtaatgtgttttgttgtgttgtgaaattgattaagatgttttcttactttgcttatgttttgtcaacttgcatgtgttttcttaacttgcatgtgttttcttaagttgctgtcaGGGCCACCGTAAATATAAGACTCTGCTGTCAGTCCAACTTGTGCATCTTTGTGATTGGTCATATGCAGTAAACCCCGCCCCTTTCATGTGCACACGCTCAGATCTTGATGAGGCAAACCTGGGTTGACTTTACAAGTTGATAACCAGTGTCATGTGACCACTTAACGTTATTGTGATTGCTAGGTTAAGTTCACCCAGATATCGGAAAGATATCATGGATATGTTGAACTGGCTTCGTAGTACAGGccccagttgtgtgtgtgtgtgtgtgtgtgtgtgtgtgtgtgtgtgtgtgtgtgtgtgtgtgtgtgtgtgtgtatggcacCAGTGTGACCAGACTGTGACATCGGTCAAACAGTGACCCTGTCATCTGGAGTTTGGAGTTTGGAGTAAGTCTCACAGGGCGGCTGGTGTATCTGTAGACAGTGAGTCTCGTCTTGTGCTTGCTCAGTTTTTTGCTTCTACCTCAAACTTGGTCGGTTCACCGAGATCCTGCCACTCCTCGATGACGTGGTTCCAGTCGACATTGCAGAGCTCCACCCTGAGCTCACCAATGATGTTGTGTTTGGTGAATCTATTGAAGTCGAACACCTTCATCACCGCAGTCGACTTCAGGAGGGAGGACTTGGATATCTGGGAAAAAGATTGCGCTggtcaaaaacacaatatattttGGTCAACATAACTTTAATTAGTGAAATCTTACTTCTCTAATGAATTAAATGGAAATTGTTTAATtgccctgaaacacacacacgtatacaatatatacagtatatcaaaTTCCAACAAGTCTCTATAAATGGATTAATAATATGTATCTGTCAGTGAGGTTATAATAAAGATTAGTAGCATATTCTTTTGTGTAAATTTAAATAAGCCATCTTTAAACTTTGAGTCATTGCATCCaaccaaaacaaaccacagcagctTCTGACCTGGAAGCTGAACTGTTCGTTGAAGATGGGGTTCAGCGTGTTTCTGAACACTTTGGTCTCACAGGTTTTGGATTTGTCGGGGCAGATGTAGACTTTGATGTACGGGTCCGAGCTTCCTCCCACGTCCATGGCCTTCAAACTGTCAGCTTGTTTAATCCCAACTGTGAGCTGTAAAAACCAGCAGACAACAGACGAGTAAGGACAGTGAGTTTCCTGGACTTCCTGTTCATAACTGCTGTGTACGTTCCAAATGGGTCTGGAAACATGCAACTGCCAACTTCAACTGAAACAATGGGATTTAAAAGATAAACCTGAGGAGAGATGTATGCGTACCTGTGTGTGCGAACATTCACACATGGGTAAGTTGGAAAgtgaagatatttttattttgtatattattatttgtattcataatgtatacatttttcCTAATGACCCTTTCACAGGTTTAATGTTacttaatattaaatgtataattacaCAGTATGACTCCAATGTTGGCCAGCAGTGTTGAGCTTGTAAGACATTAGCTTATGTTTATACCccagtttgtatttttgtttgtaaaaagttgaatttaagggaactggTTGACCTCGACAGAGGTATATGCTCTATTGAGGGCCATTCTAGTTCCTTGTTGTTGTAAAGGTAACAGGTGTTTACTTTCCAATCTAGAAGAGGTGTTACAAGTTTAGCATCAAACTTTATTCCCCAAGTAGTCATTATCTCTGTGCTAAATCTCACAGCTGTAGCTACATGAGAGTCTTCAGGTTGGGAACCCAGAGGTTTATTCATATTGTTCCTTGTTGCATTTagtgttgttttaaaagttaCCAATGTGTTTAATGGTACTTGGAATAGCCAGTCGCCTATTTAGACATTCACAACTCCTGAAGATACAATGACCTGGaagactgagaatcttcactgATCCGTCACTAGTCCACCAACATATTGAGTGTAATGATAACTTGCTGGAGTGCTCCTTTAAAGCAGAGAACACAATGAGGACTCAAAGGTTGTTCAAAGATTTCATCACCTCAGACAGAGCGGCGTTGTACTCCAGAGAGTAGAGCAGCTTCCCTCTGTGCTTTTTGGTAGCGCCGTAGTCCACATCTGCCACATCTGGCTGAACCTGTCAGAGCACAGGACAAACATTGGGTCAGATCCTCTGTGCAAAAAAGAACACTGGATAGAGCCGATAAAAGACTTGCTCAGGTCTCAAAGGAGTGATTTGCTCTGtccttttaaataaacaactatTAAGGGATATGTATGGACATTCAGGTTTGAAGGATGTTGGAGGAAGCAAAGCTTTAACGTGCTGAAACAACCTTCATGTCGGACTCCTGTCAAACatataattttatttgaatatacaGTAACTGGTTTGTTTAGCCAAAGGTTCTGACACACCTTAATATGTTGATATACTGATTTAGCTTATTTTCACATTCAACAGTTTCCACCGCCTTCAAATATGTAGCTATCTTTGCAGGTAAATATAGTGCATGTATACAGCACTTTCCAGTCTAATCAAACACTGAAAGTGTTTACAGTACAAGTCTAATTCAAAAAACACCTCGAAACACAGCGCTTCATCTATCAGACAGCATCAGGAGCAACTTAGTGTTCCCTGTTGTGCCCATGGACACTTTGGCAGGCAGAATGCAGGAGCATTGCAGGAGGTTGGATGACCCGTTCTACCGACTGAGCCACCCACCATGCTCCACTCACCAGCTGCTCTCTTGACTGTGTCTGTTTGCTGTTTACTAGCGTGCTGTGGCTTTCTACAGCTTCTTCTCCACAAGTAGCTTCCTGCGGTGGTCAGAAACGACACTGTGAGAGCGGTGAACAGTACAGTTGTGGTGGGGATAGATAAACAAGCAGCTGAAACTCACTAAAATGCTCCaattttcaattattcacaTTTTGCTTTGCAGAAACAGCACCTTTCTTTTTACAATAAAGCAGGAGTTGCAGTAGTGATGCAGGCACCATCCAGCACTGACTGGTCATTATGTAGATGCTCGCTCTGCAGATTTCACCCAGGGACTCAGATCTATATTGACTCACCAGAGCTGTGGTGGAGGTCCCATTCACCCCCAACATGTTGATCTTCTCATCCTTCttcagatttttcttcttcttgcctTTGCAGCAGCACTTTATGCAGATGCACAGACAGCAGAGCAGAATCAGCAGAGCGCCGCTCGCAAAGATGGTGTAGATCGCCCAATGAGGCACTGCCCGAGACCAGCAAGGTACAGTTAGTCAAATGTGATATGTACTGTGTCATACACAAGGTAGGTGTGAGTGAGTGATAGTGAGTGAGATAGATCCACTTGCTATATTCCAAAGTTCTATTCCCCTGAGGTCGTAAATGTCAACAATCAAAGTTAATTAGCAGCtacttttaaatttaacttaTTATTTTAGTCATTTTTCAAGCTATAGTTGTGAAACAAATATGAGACACAGTCAATTTAGCTGGATATCGACTTTGGGTTTTGGTCTTCAAATAGCAATTCCATTATTTTTCAACATGGGCCTTATCTTTTATAATGAATGGGTGTAACTTGCAAAAACAGGCAGTGGCTACAATGTAATGTTGCGGGGCAACTGCAACAGACCATTAAGTGTCCACTAAAAGCTACTTTTcaccaataaaaaaacatgaaaagattGTTATTCTTTCTAAATGCTAAGCGTCCGGTAACATATTATTACTATCTACCACAGCAAGTCGTTgtccctcctccatctttcaaaccttctctccctctccttgttCCCTCTTCAGTCATGATAGTTGATCCAGACatggcccttttttttttacagtaaaatactAACTTCTCTCCAGCTCTCATTCTCACTTATGTTTCCACCTTTGAATTTTTCAATCTCACTCTCAAGTTGAGCATTTTAatggtgaaaaagaaaatactttttatgcACACTTCATGGACTATCGCAGTTCccattaagattttttttttagccgtGCAGACTATTTCTTCTGAATCTGAGAACTAACACAGATGCTATAGAGGTTTATTGGATGGATAAGTGGACTTAGGTGGAGGGGTCGTTTAtgtggagctgctgtttgtCAACTTACAGGGAATCTTGTCCAGAAAGTCATAGAAGAAGTTGCTAACAGCGACAGCAATCGGATCGAGGGtggtgttagtgttagtgtagGTGGTGGACACGATGGTGATGGGGTGAACTGTCGTGGCTGATACATTATGGTGAGTTGAGTTTGGTCTTGGTTTTTGGCTGGAAAACATGTTGAAATGAATGAGGAGCTGTGGAAACAAGAGAGTGGGGTCACACATTACTGCTCAAGAACCTGGCAGTTGCTCGCCAAGGCAGGGAGATAAGTATACATGGATTGAAACAACTACGCAGAAAAAACTTCTGGTATAAGTCCGGTATATTTCTCATCTTCTTGGTCTAaatcaggggtcttcaacgtttttcaggccaaggacccccaaactggtggagagatggagcagggaccccctactttaaatatatatatattgtataaaattgtgttttaaattaaactgggcctagtgccatgtataaataaagctaccctgttattgtgcattctatactaagctattcaaatattacacaggttcatatattcatgtttttaatttaaacatgtgcaaggtaaggggtggccatgccaccgccatttataaacatacatcttgcatacaatactgagctattaaagtagttcacagattcatgtttttattttaaacatgcatgtagaagagacagtgaatcctcaagccatctgtgaatggcacacatactacaacattagtgagatgtcggaccctgatgggtagcccACAACTGATCtaatcttggacggatggaggttgtcggGCAaggggtcaaatcagcctcacaatatgttggatgcatgttgaTGTGAATTTAAAGGCAtataaatttgtaaaaaaaaaattgtctaatcaaccaaagacTTCGCGACCCTCTGCTGTACCTTTGCGGACCCCCAGTTGAAGACCTCTGGTCTTACTGATTTACAGGATTAATAGGAACAGAAACAAGTTTTGAATAGGTCCATCGAGTGAGAATGCTGCAACCTCTAAATGTGAAATTGCTATAGTGTAATCCAACTGGTGATTTGACAATGTCGGAGTTCATCTACAACAGATGCTTGTCATACACAGCagcaatttatttttactttactttgttACTCtacttattttctgtttttgttttttgtttatttgttgaaatcctctatGTCCTGATACccatcaataaataacattGTCTGTGGACCTCGCAGGACTGAATGTAATGATTGGTTagctcacctgtctgtcactgACTGACTTGCCTGCCTGCTTGCGTGCATCACTGCGCATGACCGGAGTCTTCACAAGCAAGAGAGACTCACGCCC encodes the following:
- the syt8 gene encoding synaptotagmin VIII; this encodes MFSSQKPRPNSTHHNVSATTVHPITIVSTTYTNTNTTLDPIAVAVSNFFYDFLDKIPLPHWAIYTIFASGALLILLCCLCICIKCCCKGKKKKNLKKDEKINMLGVNGTSTTALVQPDVADVDYGATKKHRGKLLYSLEYNAALSELTVGIKQADSLKAMDVGGSSDPYIKVYICPDKSKTCETKVFRNTLNPIFNEQFSFQISKSSLLKSTAVMKVFDFNRFTKHNIIGELRVELCNVDWNHVIEEWQDLGEPTKFEEEDLGEICFSLRYVPTAGKLNVVILEAQNLKSMDPGGFSDPYVKVQLALDKRKWKKKKTSVRKKTLNPYYNESFTFDVAFEQIKRVNLVISLWDHDAVSRNDAMGKIFLGCDATGNQLKHWADMLSNPRRPVAQWHSLLSAKQVNSTLNLKKKIPLRDKLPL